A genomic stretch from Komagataeibacter xylinus includes:
- the glgB gene encoding 1,4-alpha-glucan branching protein GlgB: MRIRQDAAHYVLPDSVDDLVHGRSSDPFAILGRHNMGRVDVIRVLYHDAARVRLVVERPRASPIERPMRRMGETGLHVGTIPAGARYHLKIVWADAVEETADPYSFGLLLDEAELNLFAEGRHGQLDHLMGAQPMVIDGMVGVRFAVWAPNARRVSVIGDFNFWDGRRHPMRLRHAAGVWELFIPGLGPGERYKFEIMTREGHILPHKADPFARFAERPPATASVVASPAPFAWNDADWMATRGRAQADDAPLAIYELHVPSWRRPQGDPDRIMSWRELAGELIPYVQAAGFTHVELMPVMEYPFGGSWGYQPLGLFAPSARHGTPADFAAFIDACHTAGIGVILDWVPAHFPNDVHGLACFDGCALYEHQDPREGVHRDWNTHIYNFGRHEVRGFLIASALMWLERFHIDGLRVDAVASMLYRDYSRREGEWIPNIHGGRENLEAVAFLRQLNETVHETCPDAMMIAEESTAWPGVTRPVAQGGLGFSYKWNMGWMHDSLRFFARDPLWRGYHLNEILFGLHYAFSEHFILCLSHDEVTHGKGSLLARMPGDGWQRHANLRVFFAFMWAHPGRKLVFMGAELAQEAEWSHEGEPPWRSLDDPLKGGMLGLITDLNRLYRDLPALHALDSDPAGFAWIIGDDTANAVLAWLRLAPGHAPVLVVLNLTPVVRHGYRVGVPVGGAWRERLNSDASAYGGSGEGNGGGVVAQPEPAHGQPCSCVLTLPPLAALYLQPAGEGS; encoded by the coding sequence ATGCGGATCAGGCAGGATGCAGCTCACTATGTTTTACCCGATAGCGTTGATGATCTCGTGCATGGGCGCAGTTCTGACCCGTTTGCCATTCTTGGCCGCCATAACATGGGGCGTGTCGATGTCATCCGCGTGCTGTACCATGATGCGGCGCGCGTGCGGCTGGTGGTTGAACGCCCGCGTGCAAGCCCGATCGAGCGCCCCATGCGGCGCATGGGCGAGACGGGGCTGCATGTTGGTACCATTCCCGCCGGGGCGCGCTATCACCTGAAAATTGTCTGGGCTGACGCGGTGGAGGAAACCGCCGATCCGTATTCATTCGGCCTGCTGCTCGATGAGGCGGAGCTGAACCTGTTTGCCGAGGGACGCCACGGTCAGCTTGACCACCTCATGGGCGCGCAGCCCATGGTGATTGATGGCATGGTGGGCGTGCGCTTTGCCGTCTGGGCGCCCAATGCGCGGCGGGTTTCGGTGATAGGGGACTTCAATTTCTGGGATGGCAGGCGCCACCCCATGCGCCTGCGCCACGCGGCAGGCGTGTGGGAGCTGTTCATTCCCGGCCTCGGCCCCGGCGAGCGCTACAAATTCGAGATCATGACGCGCGAGGGCCATATTCTGCCCCACAAGGCCGATCCCTTCGCCCGGTTTGCCGAGCGCCCGCCCGCTACCGCCTCGGTCGTGGCGTCGCCAGCACCTTTTGCCTGGAACGATGCTGACTGGATGGCCACGCGCGGGCGCGCGCAGGCCGATGATGCGCCGCTCGCCATATACGAGCTGCACGTCCCCTCATGGCGCAGGCCGCAGGGCGACCCGGACCGCATCATGTCATGGCGGGAACTGGCAGGCGAACTCATTCCCTATGTGCAGGCAGCAGGTTTTACGCATGTCGAACTCATGCCGGTCATGGAATATCCGTTTGGCGGTTCATGGGGCTACCAGCCGCTCGGGCTGTTCGCGCCCTCGGCCCGGCATGGCACGCCGGCTGATTTCGCGGCCTTTATCGATGCCTGCCACACAGCCGGTATCGGCGTGATCCTGGACTGGGTGCCCGCCCATTTTCCCAACGATGTGCACGGGCTGGCCTGTTTCGATGGCTGCGCGCTATATGAGCATCAGGACCCGCGCGAGGGCGTGCACCGCGACTGGAACACCCATATCTATAATTTCGGCCGCCATGAGGTGCGCGGCTTCCTCATCGCCAGTGCGCTGATGTGGCTGGAGCGCTTCCATATCGACGGGCTGCGTGTCGATGCGGTGGCCTCCATGCTGTACCGCGACTACAGCCGCAGGGAAGGGGAGTGGATCCCCAATATCCATGGCGGGCGTGAAAACCTCGAGGCCGTGGCCTTCCTGCGCCAGCTTAACGAGACCGTGCACGAAACCTGCCCCGACGCCATGATGATTGCCGAGGAATCTACCGCCTGGCCAGGTGTCACCCGCCCGGTAGCGCAGGGAGGGCTTGGCTTTTCGTATAAATGGAATATGGGCTGGATGCATGACAGTCTGCGCTTTTTTGCGCGTGATCCGCTCTGGCGTGGCTATCACCTCAATGAAATCCTGTTCGGGCTGCATTATGCCTTCAGCGAGCATTTCATCCTGTGCCTGTCACATGATGAAGTCACTCACGGCAAGGGTTCGCTGCTGGCCCGCATGCCCGGTGACGGGTGGCAGCGCCATGCCAACCTGCGGGTGTTTTTTGCCTTCATGTGGGCCCATCCGGGGCGCAAACTGGTGTTTATGGGGGCCGAACTCGCGCAGGAGGCCGAATGGTCGCATGAGGGCGAGCCACCATGGCGCAGTCTGGATGATCCGCTCAAGGGGGGCATGCTCGGCCTCATCACGGATCTCAACCGCCTCTATCGCGATCTGCCAGCACTCCATGCGCTTGACAGCGACCCCGCCGGTTTTGCGTGGATCATTGGCGATGACACGGCCAACGCCGTGCTGGCCTGGCTGCGGCTGGCACCGGGCCATGCCCCGGTTCTGGTGGTGCTCAATCTTACGCCCGTGGTGCGCCACGGCTACCGGGTGGGCGTGCCGGTGGGCGGCGCATGGCGCGAGCGCCTCAATTCCGATGCCTCCGCCTATGGCGGCAGCGGCGAGGGCAATGGCGGTGGTGTTGTAGCACAGCCCGAGCCAGCCCACGGCCAGCCCTGCTCATGCGTGCTGACCCTGCCGCCGCTGGCAGCGCTCTACCTCCAGCCTGCGGGAGAGGGATCATGA
- a CDS encoding DUF4142 domain-containing protein: protein MKKSMMVILGLVACVPAPVLAQSIPEKAGINSLMGVAPRTEDFIKIASISDMFEIQSSELALQDNDPKLTAFANRMIEDHKKTSAALKDLIQSSNVQVSPPTGIDEAHQDKLDHLKTLHGRDFALQYRADQIAGHEDAVSLFRRYAQSGDNAALKTWAGNTLPTLENHLQMAKDLPQ, encoded by the coding sequence ATGAAAAAAAGCATGATGGTGATACTCGGGCTGGTTGCCTGCGTGCCCGCGCCGGTCCTGGCCCAGTCCATACCCGAAAAGGCAGGCATAAATTCGCTGATGGGTGTTGCGCCCCGCACGGAGGATTTCATCAAGATCGCCTCGATCAGCGATATGTTCGAGATCCAGTCCAGCGAACTGGCATTGCAGGATAACGACCCCAAGCTGACCGCCTTTGCCAACCGGATGATCGAAGACCACAAGAAAACATCTGCCGCGCTGAAAGACCTGATCCAGAGCAGTAATGTACAGGTCAGTCCACCCACCGGCATTGACGAGGCCCATCAGGACAAGCTTGATCACCTCAAGACCCTGCATGGTCGTGACTTTGCCCTGCAGTACCGCGCGGACCAGATCGCGGGGCATGAGGATGCTGTCTCGCTCTTCCGCCGCTATGCACAGAGTGGTGATAACGCTGCCCTCAAGACATGGGCAGGCAATACGCTGCCCACGCTTGAAAACCACCTGCAGATGGCCAAGGACCTACCCCAGTAA
- the treZ gene encoding malto-oligosyltrehalose trehalohydrolase, with the protein MSTRFQSDRYVGATLIDARHTRFRFWAPSCHTVLLEAQGHAPIAMARDREGWFECVFPCGAGTRYRYRVARDLAVPDPASCYQPDDVGGPSEVVDPAAYDWRHGAWSGRPWHEVVIYEVHVGLMGGYEGVARELPRLAALGVTAIELMPLAEVPGGRNWGYDGVLPFAPESAYGPPDALKALIDTAHGLGLMVFLDVVYNHFGPDGNYLADYATPFFRYDTATPWGAAIDFGQEAVSQFFIDNALYWLMEFRFDGLRLDAVQAIVDRDWLLALPAFIRNHVERGRHVHLIVENENNDAGLLRAGYRAQWNDDAHNALHVLLTGEDEGYYGNFAPDPAPALARVLAEGFAFQGEVQPVNGKARGSSSADLAPDRFIIFLQNHDQIGNRALGERLGVLATPQALRAAYGLVLLCPQIPMLFMGEEWGSRQPFLFFTDYSPALGRIVREGRRQEFAGFSHFASAEKRDTIPDPNAPETYAASRLDPAEREAPAHKDWNAQITELLALRHAEIAPRLSGARAMGARVLGAGAVFAQWRMGDGAVLSIALNLADAAVPLPDMPQGRCLHAVLPHGADLFSATLPPYAMMACLNEAQDE; encoded by the coding sequence ATGAGCACCCGTTTCCAGTCTGACCGCTATGTCGGGGCCACGTTAATCGATGCCCGGCATACCCGCTTCCGGTTCTGGGCGCCTTCATGCCACACGGTCCTGCTCGAGGCGCAGGGCCATGCGCCGATCGCCATGGCCCGCGACAGGGAAGGGTGGTTTGAATGCGTGTTTCCCTGCGGGGCGGGCACGCGCTACCGCTACCGCGTGGCCCGCGACCTTGCGGTGCCGGACCCCGCCTCATGCTACCAGCCCGATGACGTGGGTGGGCCAAGCGAGGTGGTCGATCCCGCCGCCTATGACTGGCGGCATGGCGCATGGTCGGGCCGCCCGTGGCATGAAGTGGTCATATACGAGGTGCATGTGGGCCTGATGGGCGGCTATGAGGGAGTGGCCCGTGAACTGCCGCGCCTTGCAGCCCTTGGGGTCACGGCCATCGAACTCATGCCGCTGGCCGAGGTGCCGGGCGGGCGCAACTGGGGTTATGACGGCGTGCTGCCTTTTGCCCCGGAATCCGCCTATGGGCCGCCCGATGCGCTCAAGGCACTGATTGATACGGCGCATGGGCTGGGGCTCATGGTGTTTCTGGACGTGGTGTACAACCATTTCGGCCCGGACGGGAATTATCTGGCCGACTACGCCACACCCTTCTTCCGGTATGATACGGCCACACCATGGGGGGCGGCCATCGATTTCGGGCAGGAGGCGGTCAGTCAGTTCTTTATTGATAATGCGCTGTACTGGCTCATGGAATTCCGCTTTGACGGCCTGCGGCTCGATGCCGTGCAGGCCATTGTGGACCGGGACTGGCTGCTCGCACTGCCCGCTTTCATCCGCAACCATGTCGAGCGCGGGCGGCATGTGCACCTGATCGTGGAAAATGAAAACAATGATGCCGGCCTGCTGCGCGCGGGCTATCGCGCCCAGTGGAATGATGATGCCCACAACGCCCTGCATGTGCTGCTGACCGGGGAGGACGAGGGCTATTACGGCAATTTTGCCCCAGATCCGGCACCCGCGCTGGCGCGCGTGCTGGCCGAGGGCTTTGCCTTTCAGGGCGAGGTGCAGCCGGTCAATGGCAAGGCAAGGGGCAGTTCGAGTGCTGATCTTGCCCCTGACCGCTTCATCATCTTCCTGCAGAACCATGACCAGATCGGCAACCGCGCATTAGGCGAGCGGCTGGGCGTGCTGGCCACGCCACAGGCCCTGCGCGCGGCCTACGGGCTGGTGCTTCTGTGCCCGCAGATCCCGATGCTGTTCATGGGCGAGGAATGGGGTTCGCGCCAGCCTTTCCTGTTTTTTACTGATTACAGCCCCGCGCTGGGCCGGATCGTGCGCGAGGGGCGGCGGCAGGAATTTGCCGGCTTCTCGCATTTCGCCTCGGCGGAAAAGCGTGACACCATCCCCGACCCCAATGCGCCCGAAACCTATGCCGCCTCCCGCCTCGACCCCGCCGAGCGCGAAGCCCCGGCCCACAAGGACTGGAACGCGCAGATTACGGAACTGCTGGCCCTGCGCCATGCCGAGATCGCGCCCCGCCTGTCCGGTGCGCGTGCCATGGGCGCACGGGTTCTGGGCGCCGGGGCAGTTTTTGCCCAGTGGCGTATGGGCGATGGGGCGGTGCTGTCCATTGCCCTCAACCTGGCTGATGCGGCAGTTCCCCTGCCAGACATGCCGCAGGGGCGCTGCCTGCATGCGGTGTTGCCGCACGGGGCGGACCTGTTTTCCGCAACCCTGCCCCCTTATGCCATGATGGCCTGCCTGAACGAGGCACAGGATGAATAA
- the glgX gene encoding glycogen debranching protein GlgX: MMRFPPALSPGSPNRLGACWDGLGVNFAVFSANAQQVDLCIFDPRDRREIARFRLPEYTDEVWHGYLPDAEPGLLYGFRAFGPYDPLNGHRFNPHKLLIDPYARRLTGPMSWSDTQFGYRLHSPRADLSFDRRDSAPSMPKCVVVNDAYEWEDDTLPRVPWADTVIMEAHVRGLTMQRAMERDPRPGTFQALGAPQMIAHLRRLGVTTLELLPIQCFAPERYLIERRLTNYWGYNTLAFFVPHAGYLASGSPHELRAAVRRLHKAGIEVVMDVVYNHTCEGSELGPTLCYRGLDNATYYSLVPGDERHLINDTGCGNTLNLSHPRVLQMVLDSLRYWASEFHIDGFRFDLAPVLGREPYGFDQGSGFFDAIIQDPVLSTRKLIAEPWDPGPGGYQFGNFPPGFAEWNDRFRDTTRRFWRGDGQQQGDIAARIAGSGDLLDRRGRRPWSSVNLITAHDGFTLEDVVSYAERHNEANGEDGQDGSADNNSANWGVEGPTDDPAILDLRGRVQRAMMATLMFSHGTPMLLAGDEFGQTQNGNNNTYCQDNPTSWLDWHRAATPEGRLMTDFVARLATLRRAHPSLRAARYMHGRHRPLPDVPDIGWFGHDGTPMGVEQWNDETFHLLGVRRASTGADGTLDITYMLLNPGGSDVNATLPGPEGRWTILLDTTQPEQAAQALGADVHDIPVPAHGLVLLAFVPGGDNAGEDAA; the protein is encoded by the coding sequence ATGATGCGCTTCCCGCCCGCGCTATCGCCCGGCAGCCCCAACCGCCTTGGCGCGTGCTGGGATGGGCTTGGCGTCAATTTCGCGGTGTTCTCGGCCAATGCCCAGCAGGTGGACCTATGCATTTTTGATCCGCGCGACCGGCGCGAGATCGCGCGTTTCCGGCTGCCCGAATATACCGATGAAGTCTGGCACGGTTACCTGCCCGATGCCGAGCCGGGGCTGTTATACGGCTTTCGCGCCTTCGGGCCGTATGACCCGCTCAACGGCCACCGCTTCAACCCGCACAAGCTGCTGATCGACCCCTATGCCCGCAGGCTCACCGGGCCGATGTCATGGTCGGACACGCAGTTCGGCTACCGCCTGCACTCGCCCCGTGCCGATCTGTCCTTCGACCGGCGCGACAGCGCGCCCTCCATGCCCAAATGCGTGGTGGTGAACGACGCCTATGAGTGGGAGGATGACACCCTGCCGCGCGTGCCGTGGGCGGATACCGTGATCATGGAGGCGCATGTCAGGGGCCTGACCATGCAGCGCGCGATGGAGCGCGACCCCCGGCCCGGCACGTTCCAGGCACTTGGCGCGCCGCAGATGATCGCGCACCTGCGCCGGCTGGGAGTAACCACGCTTGAACTGCTGCCCATCCAGTGCTTTGCCCCCGAGCGCTACCTGATCGAGCGCAGGCTGACCAATTACTGGGGCTACAACACGCTGGCGTTTTTCGTGCCACATGCGGGCTATCTGGCCAGTGGGTCGCCGCACGAGTTGCGCGCGGCCGTCAGGCGGCTGCACAAGGCGGGCATCGAGGTGGTGATGGACGTGGTCTACAACCACACCTGCGAGGGCAGCGAACTCGGCCCCACCCTGTGCTACCGGGGGCTGGACAACGCCACCTATTACAGCCTTGTGCCCGGTGACGAGCGGCATCTCATCAACGATACCGGCTGCGGCAACACGCTTAACCTGTCACACCCGCGCGTGCTGCAGATGGTGCTGGACTCGCTGCGCTACTGGGCGAGCGAATTCCACATTGACGGCTTCCGCTTCGATCTCGCTCCGGTGCTCGGGCGCGAGCCCTATGGTTTTGATCAGGGATCGGGCTTTTTCGATGCCATTATTCAGGACCCCGTGCTCTCGACGCGCAAGCTGATCGCCGAGCCATGGGATCCCGGACCCGGCGGCTACCAGTTCGGCAACTTCCCGCCCGGCTTTGCCGAATGGAATGACCGCTTCCGTGATACCACGCGGCGCTTCTGGCGTGGCGATGGCCAGCAGCAGGGCGATATCGCCGCCCGTATCGCAGGCTCGGGTGACCTGCTCGACCGCAGGGGGCGCAGGCCGTGGAGTTCGGTCAATCTCATTACCGCGCATGACGGCTTCACGCTCGAGGACGTGGTCAGCTACGCCGAGCGCCATAACGAGGCCAACGGGGAAGATGGCCAGGATGGCAGTGCAGATAACAACAGCGCCAACTGGGGCGTGGAAGGCCCGACCGATGACCCCGCCATCCTTGACCTTCGTGGCCGCGTGCAGCGCGCCATGATGGCGACCCTCATGTTCTCGCACGGCACGCCCATGCTGCTGGCGGGCGATGAGTTTGGCCAGACCCAGAACGGCAACAACAACACCTACTGCCAGGACAACCCCACAAGCTGGCTGGACTGGCACCGCGCCGCAACACCGGAAGGCCGGCTGATGACCGATTTTGTCGCCCGGCTTGCCACGCTGCGCCGTGCCCACCCCTCTCTGCGGGCGGCGCGTTACATGCATGGGCGCCACAGGCCGCTGCCCGATGTGCCCGATATCGGCTGGTTCGGCCATGATGGCACGCCCATGGGGGTGGAGCAGTGGAATGACGAGACATTCCACCTGCTTGGCGTGCGCCGTGCCAGCACCGGGGCCGATGGCACGCTCGACATAACCTATATGCTGCTCAACCCCGGCGGGAGCGATGTGAACGCGACACTGCCCGGCCCCGAAGGGCGGTGGACCATCCTGCTCGATACCACGCAGCCAGAGCAGGCGGCACAGGCGCTGGGTGCTGACGTGCATGATATTCCCGTGCCCGCCCACGGGCTTGTGCTGCTGGCCTTCGTGCCCGGTGGCGATAACGCAGGGGAGGACGCCGCATGA
- a CDS encoding general stress protein: protein MAYRIPMQERTLDATLAPADSRGGGGAGHNPGNFANDRKKASEAGHKGGQHSPGNFAYDPAKAAEAGHKGGQHSSGNFANDPDRAAEAGRKGGQHSHDHDKS from the coding sequence ATGGCTTATCGTATTCCCATGCAAGAACGCACCCTTGATGCCACCCTCGCACCGGCTGACAGCCGGGGCGGTGGCGGCGCCGGGCATAATCCGGGCAACTTCGCCAATGACCGCAAGAAAGCATCGGAGGCGGGCCACAAGGGCGGGCAGCACAGTCCCGGCAATTTTGCCTATGACCCGGCAAAGGCCGCCGAGGCAGGCCATAAAGGTGGTCAGCACAGCAGCGGCAACTTTGCCAACGACCCCGACCGCGCGGCGGAAGCCGGGCGCAAAGGCGGCCAGCATAGCCACGATCACGATAAATCCTGA
- the glgA gene encoding glycogen synthase GlgA — protein sequence MMNAVTPFSTPIRLLSVAAEMFPFVKTGGLGDVVGSLPHALGPYGVEVTTLLPGYPAVMAALPARAPVMHHLDLLGHEATLWSAHVAGLDLLVLDVPALFDRPGNPYLAPEGQDWPDNGIRFAVLARMAADIAQGRTPHPRPDLVQAHDWQAGLTAAYLHHDHIRAEQGGQPVALRVPVIQTIHNLAFQGRFPAECLVEFGLPPEALSVEGCECYGAISFLKAGLYHADRITTVSPSYAQEIQTPEGGMGLDGLLRHRSDRLEGILNGISTDTWNPASDPAVHFPYMVGDTVGRAPNKRDLQAEFGLWADPDAFVVGVVSRLTAQKGIDLLADVTPRLLEGNTQLIVVGEGDREIERRLAGLQRQFPGRFACHLGYSESLGHRLPSAVDALLIPSRFEPCGLTQLGALRYGAVPVAARVGGLADTIVNANPAAIAQGAATGFLFTPVDGETLLATVVRARMLYRRNRRMWRQLQLTGAAYDVSWNEKAAHYVRLFAEMLGMDAGGRADSNVISLPSGRHGLREGRRRRIARRPPRLSRALVAPH from the coding sequence ATGATGAATGCGGTTACGCCTTTTTCAACACCAATCCGCCTGCTTTCAGTCGCGGCAGAGATGTTTCCCTTCGTCAAGACCGGGGGGCTGGGCGATGTGGTGGGTTCCCTGCCACATGCGCTGGGCCCTTATGGCGTGGAGGTCACGACCCTGCTGCCCGGCTACCCCGCCGTCATGGCGGCATTGCCTGCGCGTGCACCGGTCATGCATCACCTCGACCTGCTGGGGCACGAGGCCACGCTGTGGTCGGCCCATGTGGCCGGGCTTGACCTGCTGGTGCTTGACGTGCCCGCCCTGTTTGACCGCCCCGGAAACCCCTATCTCGCCCCCGAGGGGCAGGACTGGCCCGATAACGGCATCCGCTTCGCAGTCCTTGCCCGCATGGCGGCGGATATTGCCCAGGGCCGCACGCCGCACCCGCGCCCCGATCTGGTGCAGGCGCATGACTGGCAGGCCGGGCTTACTGCAGCCTATCTGCACCATGACCACATCAGGGCCGAACAGGGCGGACAGCCCGTGGCCCTCCGCGTGCCCGTGATCCAGACCATCCACAACCTTGCCTTCCAGGGGCGTTTTCCCGCGGAATGCCTGGTTGAATTCGGCCTTCCGCCCGAGGCGCTCTCGGTCGAGGGGTGCGAGTGCTACGGGGCCATCAGTTTCCTCAAGGCGGGGCTGTACCATGCCGATCGCATCACCACCGTCTCGCCATCCTACGCGCAGGAAATCCAGACACCGGAAGGCGGCATGGGCCTCGATGGCCTGCTGCGCCACCGCAGCGACCGGCTGGAGGGCATTCTCAACGGCATCAGCACCGATACATGGAACCCGGCCTCCGATCCGGCCGTGCATTTTCCCTACATGGTGGGCGATACCGTGGGCCGCGCGCCCAACAAGCGCGACCTGCAGGCGGAATTCGGCCTGTGGGCCGACCCGGATGCCTTTGTGGTGGGCGTGGTCAGCCGCCTGACTGCTCAAAAGGGCATCGACCTGCTCGCTGATGTCACGCCACGCCTGCTGGAAGGCAATACCCAGCTTATCGTGGTGGGCGAGGGCGACCGCGAGATCGAGCGCCGCCTTGCTGGCCTGCAGCGCCAGTTTCCCGGCCGGTTTGCCTGCCATCTCGGCTATAGTGAATCCCTCGGCCATCGCCTGCCTTCGGCGGTTGATGCGCTGCTCATCCCCTCGCGCTTCGAGCCCTGCGGGCTGACCCAGCTTGGCGCGCTGCGTTATGGCGCGGTGCCGGTTGCCGCCCGCGTGGGCGGCCTGGCTGATACGATCGTCAACGCCAACCCCGCCGCCATTGCCCAGGGCGCTGCGACAGGCTTCCTGTTCACGCCCGTTGATGGCGAGACCCTGCTTGCCACCGTGGTGCGTGCCCGCATGCTCTACCGGCGCAACCGCCGCATGTGGCGCCAGCTCCAGCTTACGGGTGCTGCCTATGACGTATCGTGGAACGAGAAGGCCGCTCACTACGTCAGGCTGTTTGCAGAGATGCTGGGCATGGATGCGGGCGGCCGGGCGGATTCAAACGTGATCAGCCTGCCATCGGGGCGGCATGGCCTGCGTGAGGGCCGCAGGCGGCGCATCGCGCGCAGGCCGCCGCGCCTGTCACGCGCACTGGTTGCCCCCCATTGA
- the malQ gene encoding 4-alpha-glucanotransferase translates to MNNRTLVERARHAGLSLRWRDAAGEMHRVSNESLRRLLAVLEGHAPPPRPRGALPAMVVGVAGQATVLPLPPGDGGGRFRLVLENGAEIEGKLRLMRGHPALPPVGVCGYHRLEVGDTPATLAIAPPSCPRVSRICGGGSVRAWGLGTQVYGLRMAGDGGIGHFGAVETLARTAAARGADALAISPDHAMFAARPGQYSPYSPSSRLFLNGLLADPHAVFDAATVQAAVVKGGAAYVDTLRQLEDAPLIDWVRASTCRYQLLRRLYDDRIASSPPQAMRDFRAAGGQALEQHALFEALHAYFSTRGERGSDWRRWPVAMRQPDSPEVARFAQEFAHDVTFHVFVQWLAATSLARACAGARAAGMRIGLIKDMAVGVDPTGSECWARQSEFLLGAGIGAPPDALSPLGQDWGLTTFSPAGLRATGYRAFIDTLRAGFAHGGGLRIDHVMALERLWIIPQGGTSAEGSYLSFPVRDLMRLVALEAMRADAMVIGEDLGTVTSAFRKAAGAHGIMGMNVLFFERTPQGVFRPPATWSPNATAMTTTHDLPTVAGWWQGTDIAWREKLHQLPPGLDPNTVHDERENDRTALWAALMQDRPTPAARGRNGEKPPPDPTGAARVVEEAIGFVGRAACPLALVAVEDMLGLAEQPNLPGTTSGHPNWQRRYPGMTATLLSGHDTRRRFNRLRAGRAHE, encoded by the coding sequence ATGAATAACCGCACCCTTGTCGAGCGCGCCCGCCATGCCGGGCTGAGCCTGCGCTGGCGCGATGCCGCGGGCGAGATGCATCGCGTCTCGAACGAGAGCCTGCGCCGCCTGCTGGCCGTGCTGGAAGGTCATGCCCCGCCGCCACGTCCGCGTGGTGCACTGCCCGCCATGGTGGTGGGCGTTGCCGGGCAGGCCACCGTGCTTCCCCTGCCACCTGGCGACGGAGGGGGCCGGTTTCGCCTCGTGCTGGAAAATGGCGCGGAGATCGAGGGCAAGCTCCGCCTGATGCGTGGCCACCCCGCACTGCCCCCCGTAGGGGTGTGCGGCTACCACCGGCTGGAGGTAGGGGACACGCCAGCCACCCTGGCCATAGCGCCGCCGTCCTGCCCGCGCGTGAGCCGGATATGCGGCGGGGGCAGCGTGCGGGCCTGGGGCCTGGGCACGCAGGTTTATGGGCTGCGCATGGCGGGCGATGGGGGGATTGGCCATTTTGGCGCGGTGGAAACCCTGGCCCGCACGGCCGCGGCACGGGGAGCGGATGCGCTGGCCATCAGCCCGGACCATGCCATGTTTGCCGCACGCCCCGGGCAGTACAGCCCGTATTCCCCTTCCTCGCGCCTGTTCCTCAACGGGTTGCTGGCCGACCCGCATGCCGTGTTTGATGCCGCAACCGTGCAGGCCGCCGTGGTCAAGGGGGGGGCTGCCTATGTCGATACGCTCAGGCAGCTTGAGGATGCACCGCTGATCGACTGGGTGCGGGCCAGCACGTGCCGCTACCAGTTGCTCAGGCGGCTCTATGACGACCGGATTGCGAGCAGTCCGCCACAAGCCATGCGCGACTTCCGCGCAGCAGGCGGCCAGGCACTCGAGCAGCATGCCCTGTTCGAGGCGTTGCATGCCTATTTCTCCACCCGTGGGGAACGCGGGAGCGACTGGCGGCGCTGGCCCGTGGCCATGCGCCAGCCTGACAGCCCGGAAGTGGCGCGGTTTGCGCAGGAATTTGCCCATGACGTAACATTCCATGTGTTCGTGCAGTGGCTGGCGGCCACCAGCCTGGCCCGTGCCTGCGCGGGCGCACGGGCGGCAGGCATGCGCATCGGCCTGATCAAGGACATGGCGGTGGGCGTGGACCCCACGGGCAGCGAATGCTGGGCACGGCAGTCCGAGTTCCTGCTCGGTGCTGGCATTGGCGCACCGCCTGATGCGCTCAGCCCGCTGGGGCAGGACTGGGGGCTGACCACGTTTTCGCCCGCAGGGCTGCGGGCCACGGGTTATCGCGCCTTTATCGATACGCTGCGCGCGGGCTTCGCCCATGGCGGGGGCCTGCGCATCGATCATGTCATGGCGCTGGAGCGGCTGTGGATCATACCGCAGGGCGGCACCTCGGCGGAGGGGAGTTACCTGTCCTTTCCCGTGCGCGACCTCATGCGGCTCGTCGCCCTTGAGGCCATGCGGGCCGATGCCATGGTGATTGGCGAGGATCTGGGCACGGTCACCAGCGCATTTCGCAAGGCGGCAGGCGCACATGGAATCATGGGCATGAACGTGCTGTTTTTCGAGCGCACGCCGCAAGGAGTGTTCAGGCCACCCGCCACATGGTCACCCAACGCCACGGCCATGACCACGACCCATGACCTGCCCACGGTGGCCGGGTGGTGGCAGGGAACGGACATTGCATGGCGCGAGAAACTGCATCAGCTTCCCCCGGGTCTCGACCCCAACACCGTGCATGACGAGCGCGAAAATGACCGCACGGCCCTGTGGGCCGCCCTGATGCAGGACCGGCCAACGCCTGCCGCGCGTGGCAGGAATGGCGAAAAGCCACCGCCCGACCCCACAGGGGCGGCAAGGGTGGTGGAAGAAGCCATCGGCTTCGTGGGCCGGGCTGCGTGCCCGCTTGCCCTCGTGGCGGTGGAGGACATGCTCGGCCTTGCCGAGCAGCCCAACCTGCCCGGCACCACGAGCGGCCACCCCAACTGGCAGCGGCGCTACCCCGGCATGACCGCAACCCTGCTGTCAGGACATGATACGCGCCGGCGCTTCAACCGCCTGCGTGCGGGCCGCGCCCATGAATAG